A single Cannabis sativa cultivar Pink pepper isolate KNU-18-1 chromosome 7, ASM2916894v1, whole genome shotgun sequence DNA region contains:
- the LOC133039625 gene encoding uncharacterized mitochondrial protein AtMg00240-like produces METNLKLSKDKANLLPDPTAYRSLIGKLIYLTITRPDITYAVNHLSQFLTCPRAPHLHAAHRILQFLKSTPGQGLFFPSDTTATISAYAETSLSPQNVQVSFFSDADWGACQDTRRSISGYLPYSLETPLSHGSQKNNKLFHNLLLKQNIEPWPMLHPNSHESSPYSRILASILLPQHFSIATTPLQST; encoded by the coding sequence ATGGAGACCAACCTAAAGCTAAGCAAAGATAAAGCGAACCTCCTACCCGATCCCACGGCTTATAGAAGCCTCATTGGCAAGTTAATATACTTGACCATTACACGGCCTGACATTACCTATGCCGTGAACCATCTAAGCCAATTTCTCACTTGTCCTCGGGCTCCACATCTCCATGCTGCACATCGTATACTGCAGTTTCTAAAATCAACACCGGGACAAGGCCTTTTCTTTCCCTCTGACACTACAGCCACTATATCTGCTTATGCTGAAACAAGCCTATCCCCACAAAATGTCCAAGTCTCTTTCTTTTCGGATGCTGATTGGGGGGCTTGCCAAGACACTAGGAGATCCATTTCGGGCTATTTGCCCTATTCCTTGGAAACTCCCTTGTCTCATGGAagtcaaaaaaacaacaaactgTTTCACAATCTTCTGCTGAAGCAGAATATCGAGCCATGGCCAATGCTACATCCGAACTCACATGAATCCTCGCCCTACTCAAGGATTTTGGCATCAATTCTACTACCCCAGCACTTCTCTATTGCGACAACACCGCTGCAATCCACATAA